The DNA region CCAGCGCCTACGATCCGCTCACCGGCAGTTACGAGCGTGATGTTCTTTTTCAAAAAGCAGGCGATTACATTAGCGCGTACGGGTATGATGTTTATGGAAATGAAATTGACGATGGTTTCGATGGACCGAAACATCCGGAGTTTGCAGCGTTATATTTTCAGGATAAATTGGAATTATCCGACCTTGTCGTGAAGGCGGGTTTCCGATTGGATATTATTGATAGTGATGACAAGCAATTCAGAGATTTCATTGATTATGAAGGGAAGTACGGTGAAGCCGGAAGACACTATGGGGCTGGAAATCCACTCATCAGTCAATTGAATGACCAGATTATCCCCGATGGAATGGAGAAGAAGCCGGCGTTCAAGCAGGTGAGCCCGCGTCTGGGTCTTTCTTTCCCGGTTTCCGACAGAACAACATTTCATCTCCAGTACGGAAAATTTTTGCAGGCTCCTCAATTAAGCACACTCTATGCAGGACGAGGAATTTCTGCGGTGATGTTCGGTGGTTCTTATTTTGTTCCGACACCAATCGGGTATGGTTTAGATCCGGAACGCACAACGCAGTATGAGGTAGGATTTACTCAACAAATCTCCGACTATGCCGTGTTCGATATTACCGGATTTTACAAAGACATTCAAGGGCAGATTCAAATTACCAAAATCGTGGCTGAACCTAATGCAAGTATCGTTGGCTATAACACACTTCAAAACGGTGATTACGCAACAACAAAAGGTTTGGAATTTAAAATGACGTTGAGACGGACTAATCGTATTCAGGCACAAATTAATTACACAATGTCCGATGCTCAGGGAACTGGTTCCAATCCGTATTCCGCAGTAGGAGCGACGGAAACAGGAACGATTCGTCCAACTGTAATTTCTCCGCTCGATTTTAATCAGGCGCATCGCGGAACGATGAACTTTGATTATCGTTTCGGAGAAAATGATGGTGGTCCGATTCTTTCCCGGTTAGGAGCGAATCTGTTATTGACGTTCAACAGCGGGCACAGTTTTACACGTGCGAAAGGTGAAGGAGGTCAGAGACCGGCATCGCAAGGAGCCATTCTTGCTGATGATGACCCGAGAAACAGAACACCGATTGAACCTATTGGTGCATCCACAACGCCGTGGTTTTTCAACTTCGATTTGCGAGTTGATAAATCTATTGACTTCGGTCCGATTGACATGAACATTTATGTTTATGTCCAGAATTTACTCAATACACAAAATGTAGTAAACGTCTATTCGAGAACAGGGAATGCGTATGATGATGGGTATCTGAGCAATCCGGATTTAAGTGGAACGGCAATACGAACTCGCGGGCAACAATTCGTTGATATGTATCGTGCCATCAATATCGGTAACAGACAGCACTATGCACTAACTCAAGGAGGAGATTTGTTCGGTCCTCCGCGTCAAATTCGGCTCGGCGTTCGTCTCGAATATTAAGTTCAAAGGAATTTTTATGATGAAGAAAGCAATACTCTACTATCTTTTCACAGCGACTTCCGTTTTTCTGTTCGCCGGAATTCTGTTCTCTGCGGAAGGGCAAAAATCTCAGAAGAATAAAAGTGAACGTGAAGTAACCGAAGTTACCGGGGTTCCGAGAACCACCGTGATGAACATTAATAATTTGTTAATGTGGGCAGGTGATGACGGGAGAATGGAACGCCGACCAATGGATGATAATTCCGGTGTAACATTTCCCCGTGGAACTGCGGCGTGTGTGTATGCTGGCGGATTGGTCTGGGCAGGGTATGTCAAAGATGGCAGTTCGCCGGACCTCCGCGTTGGAGGACAGACATATAATTACGGAACCGTTCCCGGCAGAATTACGAGCAAAGGAGTAGCAGAAAGTCCGAGCGCTCCGAGTGTGCGCATGTATCGTATTCGCCGCGATTGGAAAACAGCCGACCTTGCACGCGATGCCGCGGAGATAAACGATGTTGCTCTTGCGACGGTTTCTCAAGGTCAGATTGATGCCGTTCGTGCGCAATACAAGAAAGATTGGATTGAGTGGCCCTGGCAAAAAGGCGCTCCGTATTACGACAGAAACAATAACGGAATTTATGACCCCGACCCGACCGGCAATTACGACCCGGCATTAGATGAGCCGGGGCTTGGTGGCGCTGACCAGGTACTTTGGTATGTTGCCAATGACCTCAAAGCAACGGCAACAAGCGGGTTGTATGGTTCTCCTCCAATCGGAATCGAAATGCAGGTAACATGTTGGGCGTATGCACGAACTGATGAACTTGGAAACGTTATCTTCCAACGTTATCGAATTATCTATAAAGGAACATCAACAACTCCGCCTGATGCGAGGATTGACTCAATGTATATTGCAAAATGGGTTGACCCGGATTTGGGAAATTATGGCGACGACTACGCCGGATGTGTGAAAGATAAGAGTTTAGGATTTGTCTATAACTCACAGCCGGAAGATGCAGAGTACAAAAAGTACAATCTCAATCCTCCTTTTGTCGGATATGATTTCTTTCAAGGACCGCGTGTGAAGAAAGATGGCGCAACGGCGAGATGGGACTTACAAACCATCACCGGTTATGAAAACAAAGAAATGACCACGTTTGCTTACTTTGCCGCCGGAGGTTTTGATAGTGACCCGACATTAGCACAGTATTCAGGCACACTTCAGTGGTGGAACCTGATACGGGGATACCGTCCGCGACCAATAACACCGGCAGAGCCATTCATTGACCCTGCGACGGGAATTGCTACAAAATTTGAACTCGACGGAGACCCGACAACATTGCGAGGGTGGATTGACGGAAGAAGAGATTCTCCCAGTGACCGAAGAATAGTTCTTTCTTCCGGTCCGATAACAATGGCGCTGGGTGATACTCAGGAAGTTGTGGTCGGTTTAATGGGCGCCATAGCAGGCCGGGATAAAGATTATATGGAAGGATATAATCTTCTCAAGAAGATTGATGACGAAGCACAAAATGCATTCAACTTTAATTTTGATTTGCCCAAGAACGTCCCGGCGCCAAATCTCAATATTGTAGAATTAGAGAACAAAATTATTCTCGAATGGGAATCTGACACAGCAAAAATCAGGGAGTGTGAATCATATAATTCGAAAGGATATCGTTTCGAAGGTTATACACTGTGGCAATTTCCCAACTCAAGAGCGACGACAGATATTGCGCGACAACTTGCGCCGTTTGATATTACCGGTCCTCGTTCGCGCGTTATAGAAATTGATAAATTCAAAAATCGTCCGTTAGTAAACGGGCAACCCTATTATTTTGGAATTCAAACCATTGTCTTTAATCCTGACCCATCGGTCAAGAGCCGTTTGGAATCAGCGCCGATTGTTAAAACAGCGATACCTCACAGTCCGAATCCGGGAACAGTCTATCCTTATGAATTAAGCGAACCACAATCTATCGCGGCAAATGTTGTTGGAAAAAATGATGCAACGGTATTGGTTAGTTACAACGACCCGACGAAAGCGGACGGACATACTTACAAAGTCTTGTTTCATTCTGCTGAAAACGAAACATGGGATTTTGTTGACCAGACAGAACATGATACGCTGATAAAAGGTGTTTCATTTTCATCAGGTACTTCTTCGTACAGGTCGGTCACGAGAGGGTTTACAGTTACTGTCAATATTCCGAAAGTGGGAATTAAGGGGGTATATCTTGTCAAATCAGATAATCAAACAATGAGAGAACCTGTATTTGTTACTCCGGATCCTAAGAATGAGTTCTTTGTTATCAGTCATATTGTTAATGACAGGGGTACTTCTACATTAGATACGATGGCTGGTGGAAATCGAAGTGACAGAGATATAGAATGGCGATTCGGCGATTCGAGTTGGGCGATTATGTCGATAGGCGCATCTTCTTTCTGGCTGAGAGTGCCATATCAAATGTGGCAACTGGGGAATGGTTCGACTATTCCAGACCGTCAGTTGTACACGGTAATAATCCCGCCTGAAAAAGATTCAATATGGCGAGCAACAAAGTTGCTCTCACGTTCCTACAACAATAAAGCGTTGAAAACTTTTTATCCTGTAGCAGTCTATGCAGATAGCTACAAAGTCGGTTCTACTTTTTATGGCGGTAGGTATTACGATGATATTCTCAGTAAACCATTTGCTAACCTGATTAAAGGTGTTATTCTTACAAATATTTCTATACCTAAAGATCCGGTTTGGGCTATAGCGAGAGCGTACTTGGCTGATTTAGACGATGATGGAAAACTGCCGCCAGCAGGAACGTTTATTCGTTTCGAGAAATATAAAGCCATTGTGGATGGTGATGAAAAAGAATTCACCACAACACCAACCGTTTATGATAATGCCGAAGCCGCTAAAACAGAAATAGCAAAGATAAATGTCTTCCCGAATCCATACTACGGAGTGAATACACAGATGGGGTCACGTCAGGCGCCGTTTGTCAAATTCAATCATTTACCGGCGAATGCGAAAATCAGAATCTTCAATTTGGCAGGACATCTCGTCCGAACGTTAGAGAAAAATTATGAAGCATCTGCCCCAAGTCAATTCCTCACATGGGATTTACAAAATGAAAACCAGTTACCTGTTGCAAGCGGAATCTATCTCGCATATCTTGAATTGAAAGATGCGAACGGAGTTGATTTGGGAACGAAGACACTAAAAATCATGATAATCCAGGAACAACAATATCTGGATAATTTTTAATTGGTATCATGAACAAGCGTAAGGAACACACAATGAATACACGTACGACGACTTTGTTACTTCTATTTTGCATTGCTCTGCTACTTTCGGGTGAACGGAGTTTTGCAGGCAGAGCAGATAAATCCGGAACCGCCGCCGCACCGCAATTATTAATTCCTGTCGGTCCACGAATGATTGCTTTGGGTGGAACATCAATTGCGACGGTCAACGGTATTGAAGCGCTCTTTTGGAATCCTGCCGGTGTCGCAAAATCAAACCATGAATCGAATGCAACATTTTCACATGTTAACTACCTTGCCGATATCGGCGTTGAGTATGTGGCCATCAGCAGTCAATTTGAAGGGCTCGGGACATTAGGGCTCAGTGTCAAATCACTTTCATTCGGAGATATCGCAATCACCACGGAAGACCAGCCCGATGGTACAGGCGCAATAACTTCACCGACCTTTTTTACTTTGGGTGTGACGTATGCGAAGCAACTTGCAGACAGGGTGTCAGTTGGTTTAACGTTGAGTCACATTACGGAAAAAATTGAACGTGCAAGCGCCGCGGGTATTGCTTTCAATGTCGGGGTTCAATACTCTGGAGTAGGCGGAGTTCCCGGATTGAATCTCGGAGTTGTAGTGAAAAACATCGGACCTCAGATGCAATACGAAGGAACAGGATTGCTTCGTGAAGGTTCATTAGAAGATTTAAGTTATGGTTCGTTGGTACAACTTCGAGCCGCATCTGCCGAACTTCCGTCAGTTATGGAAATCGGTTTTGGTTATATAAAATCATTTGATGAAGTAAACGCATTAAATATTTCCGGTTTATTTCAGAATAATAATTTCTCTGATGATGAATATAAATTCGGTCTGGAATATTCATACTCAGATTTACTCTTCTTGCGGGGAGGGTATGTCCAGACAGCAAAGACAACCGAACTGGAAAGTATCTTTGGCGGTACATACGGTATCGGTTTCCATCAAAATCTAGGCGACGTTGATTTATCTATTGATTATGCATTTCGAACAGCAGAATATTTTGGCGGGAACCATGTTTTTGGAATTATTTTAGGCTTTTAACCGAATTCAACTTACACTGTAATTACATAATTCAATTCATTTAATCCATTATTTTTTGTTAGAAAGGAAGACCTTTATGAGATTCGTTACAACAGTATTAGCGTTGTTGCTGATGTCTTCATTACTTGTTGCACAGAAAAAAATTGTTGTTACATCCAGCGGTGATGTAATTCCGATTAAGCAAGGGCAGCAAGTGGAAAGTGCTATGATAGACCATGAAGCACGAAAAACCAATGCCGCATGTACGGGAGAAACCGTGTTCGGATATAAAAAAGCAGAGTATCCCTGTAATAATAATTTTGTCGGATACCATCGCGATGTTTGGGGACAGTGGTTTCTTGCCCCATCGTCCGGCACGATTGATTCATTCTATTTTTACTTGGCAGACCAAAATAATCTGCAAGACTCAAGTGTAAAAGTCGCTATGTGGAAATCGAATATTTTCCCCGGAAGCGGACCGGGATACGGACCGTATAATCCGCCTCGTCATGGTTGGGGATATTATCTCGCCAATCAAGCGCTGGAAGAGGCTTTGGATATCACACCGTTCAAAGCTCGTGCATCGCTTTCCGACACTGCATGGAAACCGACTAATCGTCAACCGGATGGAAGCGGCGGAACTGGTGAACCTGATCCAGTAAATTCATTCGACCCGTTAGGCGATGAATTATGGGGATTCGGTGGCTATCCGGTGAAAGCAAAGAGCGGTAGCAACGATGGTGTAAAAAATGTCGTTGCTATGGATGATTTATTCTTCCGACCGGTTGTTGCAAAAGGCGACCCAATCTTTGTCACCATTGAGCATTTAGGAACACACATTTCCTCTGATAATGATTTCCCGGCAACATGGTGTATGACTCGTACGGGATTACCAACGCCCAATCGTAACTGGAAGTTTTATAATCATCCGGCAGCAGGCAGTTCTGGCTGGCATGCTCGTGCAGAAGCTACGTGGGTATGGTCATTTGTCATGACGGTGAATGGAAATATCGCCCCGGAATTTCTTGATTATTCAAAATTATCCCATACTCTCTCGACATCTTCACGAACGATTACTGCAAGTTTACAAGATTGTAATCCCGGAAATCCGACTCAAACAGGTATTGCATCAATTACAATGACCTACTGGGCAAACTACGACGCACCGACAACTATTAGTATGAGTTCATTAGGCGGCGATATGTATCAAGCGACCTTACCCGGTGTAAATTCGGGCGGTTTTTTGAATTACTATATGACTGCAGTTGACGTCACGGGTGATACAACAGTGACTGCAACAAATCAATACAAAATTATTAAGTTGGCAGACGAGCATTATATCGTTGATACAAATGCAACGTTCAACTACCAGGAAATAAGAGCGACCGGAACACAAATTTCCGATGGTGATTATTTTACTCAATCAACTTCTGGTGCGGCAACTGACGACGGTACTGCCGGACCAATTGATATGGGTGCGGACTTTATCCTTCATGGTGATACAATTCGTTATGCGTGGATTGGTGTCAACGGTGGTGCAGCGTTTTCACGTACCGCTACTGATACGCAACATGTACAAGGCGCTGGCGGAAGTTACGCCGCGAGTTGGGTGTTCCCCGGAAAGCCCCCGCTTGTTCCTCAATCAACTGCAAATGAAATTCCCGATAATCTTGTTTGCGTTTATTACAACGACATGATTGTAAACCCTGTCATTATTCCGGATTACGAGGAAGCGCATGGTTACATTTATTATCAAACAATCGGTTCGAAGTTTATTGTAGAGTGGGATTCGCTTGGTAATTTAAATACAGAAGCAGATTCGACTATCCGTTTCCAATTGATTATGGATAACGCTGATAACACGGTGACATTCAATTATTTGGATGTTGGCGTTGGCGGAT from Ignavibacteriota bacterium includes:
- a CDS encoding PorV/PorQ family protein yields the protein MNTRTTTLLLLFCIALLLSGERSFAGRADKSGTAAAPQLLIPVGPRMIALGGTSIATVNGIEALFWNPAGVAKSNHESNATFSHVNYLADIGVEYVAISSQFEGLGTLGLSVKSLSFGDIAITTEDQPDGTGAITSPTFFTLGVTYAKQLADRVSVGLTLSHITEKIERASAAGIAFNVGVQYSGVGGVPGLNLGVVVKNIGPQMQYEGTGLLREGSLEDLSYGSLVQLRAASAELPSVMEIGFGYIKSFDEVNALNISGLFQNNNFSDDEYKFGLEYSYSDLLFLRGGYVQTAKTTELESIFGGTYGIGFHQNLGDVDLSIDYAFRTAEYFGGNHVFGIILGF
- a CDS encoding T9SS type A sorting domain-containing protein, coding for MRFVTTVLALLLMSSLLVAQKKIVVTSSGDVIPIKQGQQVESAMIDHEARKTNAACTGETVFGYKKAEYPCNNNFVGYHRDVWGQWFLAPSSGTIDSFYFYLADQNNLQDSSVKVAMWKSNIFPGSGPGYGPYNPPRHGWGYYLANQALEEALDITPFKARASLSDTAWKPTNRQPDGSGGTGEPDPVNSFDPLGDELWGFGGYPVKAKSGSNDGVKNVVAMDDLFFRPVVAKGDPIFVTIEHLGTHISSDNDFPATWCMTRTGLPTPNRNWKFYNHPAAGSSGWHARAEATWVWSFVMTVNGNIAPEFLDYSKLSHTLSTSSRTITASLQDCNPGNPTQTGIASITMTYWANYDAPTTISMSSLGGDMYQATLPGVNSGGFLNYYMTAVDVTGDTTVTATNQYKIIKLADEHYIVDTNATFNYQEIRATGTQISDGDYFTQSTSGAATDDGTAGPIDMGADFILHGDTIRYAWIGVNGGAAFSRTATDTQHVQGAGGSYAASWVFPGKPPLVPQSTANEIPDNLVCVYYNDMIVNPVIIPDYEEAHGYIYYQTIGSKFIVEWDSLGNLNTEADSTIRFQLIMDNADNTVTFNYLDVGVGGLENDGLIGIQSDTISKWSFVVKEGFPSELVPRNNHSYKFLPSSSAIAASDGWNMLSVPVNVSDNEKSAVYPGATSPAFRYQAGYAQDDSLDNGVGYWLKFNGAQTLYVPKLSDITAATIPVNALWNMVGSISTPVPVANLGYLPDSASVVGSQFFGYNNGYFTATDINPGKGYWFKAKQSGSILISSTLASAKSSAKADPLAALNLLKIRDSRNGEQSLFVGSTKDFAGSVEMYDMPPVPPTGSFDARFGSNRMVETHSSSLNSAVEYPLHIQSGNYPVTISWNMKSSSGVRYELIDKTSGKSGNLMLGMGSAKVEAPSENLVIRVTTSAVELPQVYALEQNYPNPFNPATTMKYSLPKDSYVKLSVYNLLGQEISTVFEGVQSAGFYNYSWSPKNSAEVQAGSGVYFYRLDATNVNDSKETFNQVRKMMFVK
- a CDS encoding T9SS type A sorting domain-containing protein; translation: MMKKAILYYLFTATSVFLFAGILFSAEGQKSQKNKSEREVTEVTGVPRTTVMNINNLLMWAGDDGRMERRPMDDNSGVTFPRGTAACVYAGGLVWAGYVKDGSSPDLRVGGQTYNYGTVPGRITSKGVAESPSAPSVRMYRIRRDWKTADLARDAAEINDVALATVSQGQIDAVRAQYKKDWIEWPWQKGAPYYDRNNNGIYDPDPTGNYDPALDEPGLGGADQVLWYVANDLKATATSGLYGSPPIGIEMQVTCWAYARTDELGNVIFQRYRIIYKGTSTTPPDARIDSMYIAKWVDPDLGNYGDDYAGCVKDKSLGFVYNSQPEDAEYKKYNLNPPFVGYDFFQGPRVKKDGATARWDLQTITGYENKEMTTFAYFAAGGFDSDPTLAQYSGTLQWWNLIRGYRPRPITPAEPFIDPATGIATKFELDGDPTTLRGWIDGRRDSPSDRRIVLSSGPITMALGDTQEVVVGLMGAIAGRDKDYMEGYNLLKKIDDEAQNAFNFNFDLPKNVPAPNLNIVELENKIILEWESDTAKIRECESYNSKGYRFEGYTLWQFPNSRATTDIARQLAPFDITGPRSRVIEIDKFKNRPLVNGQPYYFGIQTIVFNPDPSVKSRLESAPIVKTAIPHSPNPGTVYPYELSEPQSIAANVVGKNDATVLVSYNDPTKADGHTYKVLFHSAENETWDFVDQTEHDTLIKGVSFSSGTSSYRSVTRGFTVTVNIPKVGIKGVYLVKSDNQTMREPVFVTPDPKNEFFVISHIVNDRGTSTLDTMAGGNRSDRDIEWRFGDSSWAIMSIGASSFWLRVPYQMWQLGNGSTIPDRQLYTVIIPPEKDSIWRATKLLSRSYNNKALKTFYPVAVYADSYKVGSTFYGGRYYDDILSKPFANLIKGVILTNISIPKDPVWAIARAYLADLDDDGKLPPAGTFIRFEKYKAIVDGDEKEFTTTPTVYDNAEAAKTEIAKINVFPNPYYGVNTQMGSRQAPFVKFNHLPANAKIRIFNLAGHLVRTLEKNYEASAPSQFLTWDLQNENQLPVASGIYLAYLELKDANGVDLGTKTLKIMIIQEQQYLDNF